The segment aaaaaataaaaatagatatgtgtacatatatatatatatatatatatatatatatatatatatatatatgtaaatatattaacatattatatattacaacAAGTCCATATTTATAAGCTAATTGTTCGAGGGAATTATTAATAGAGGAAATTTTTGAG is part of the Plasmodium reichenowi strain SY57 chromosome Unknown, whole genome shotgun sequence genome and harbors:
- a CDS encoding hypothetical protein (conserved Plasmodium protein, unknown function), whose product is FSKISSINNSLEQLAYKYGLVMKIASLIILKYKTKSL